The nucleotide sequence CGCTTCGGGGGGATGCTGCCCATCGCCTGGTAGTGCGCCACGGTTGTCGTCCACCTCACTGTGGTTCGGGTCGCTGTGGTTCGGGTCGCTGCGGTGCGGGTCGCGGTGGCCGGGGGCCGGTCCGGCCTGCTCCGCCCACCCTAGGGCCCGCCCCCGTCGACCGGCACGTCTGCGCGGTCCGGGTGCATCCCGTGGCCAGACCTGCCCAGTCGATCCGGGGTCCCACCGGACAGCTTGTGCAGCCCGCGGCGGCCGGACGGGTCGCGCCCCGGTGGTGGGGGCGGACGGACCCGGCACGGCACGCCGGTCGGACCGGGGGCCTCGTCGGTGGTGGCCGCCATGATGGGTGGATGACCTGGGTCGTCCCGCTGCTGTCCTTCGCCGGCGCTCTCGTCGGCGCGGCCGGCGCGGCGTGGGTGGCGCTGCGCGGGCAGCGCCAGGACGCGCGCGGCGAGTGGCGCGAGCGCCTCGACCAGGCCATCACCCTCGTCACCGCCGAGACCGAGGCCGAGCAGCAGATCGGGGACGAGCTGCTCGCCGACCTCATCGAGTCCGACCTCGGCAGCGACGAGGACCGCGAGCTCGCCCGGCGCATCGCGCGCATCCGGCTTGGCCAGCAGATCACCGAGGGCACGACCGGGCGCGCGGAGGTGGACCTCGCCCTCACGGCGGGGGATGATGGGACCACCGAGCAGGAGGAGGCGTGATGACCGCGACGACCGGCCCGAGCAACATGGCCCGGCTGCCGTCCTCGACCGTGAGGCTCGCCCGCGCGCTCGTCAAGGACGCCCGCCGACGCGGCACCCGCGAGGACACGCGGGTCGAGGACGCCGCGCGCACCCCCCTCCCCGAGGACTCCGGCCGCTGACCGCGCGGACGGCACCGAGGGGGCGGTGACGGTGGCGCGCGCGTTCCCCTTCGTCCTGCACGTCGACCTCGACCAGTTCATCGCCGCCGTCGAGGTCCTGCGCCACCCGGAGCTCGCCGGCCGCGAGGTGGTCGTCGGCGGCCGGGGCGACCCGACCGAGCGGGCCGTCGTCTCCACCGCCTCCTACCCCGCGCGCGAGCGGGGCGTGCGCTCCGGGATGCCGCTGCGCGTCGCCGCCCGCAAGGCCCCGGACGCGGTCTTCCTGCCGGTCGACGGGCCGCACTACCTCGCCGCCTCCGAGGAGGTCTTCGCCGCCGTGCGCGACCTCGGGCTCGTCGTCGAGGTGCTCGGGTGGGACGAGGGCTTCGTCGGCGGCGACACCGACGACCCCGAGGCGCTCGCGCGCAGCATCCAGGCGGCGGTGCTCGAACGGACGGCGCTGCACTGCTCGGTCGGCATCGGCGACACCCGGGTGCGCGCGAAGATCGCGACCGACTTCGGCAAGCCGCAGGGCGTCTTCCGGCTGACGGCCGCGAACTGGGTCGAGGTGATGGGCCACCGCCCGACCGCCGACCTCTGGGGTGTCGGCGCGCGCGTCTCGGCCCGGTTGGCGGCGCACGGCATCCGGAGGGTCGACGAGCTCGCCGCCGCCGACCCGGCCGTCCTCGTCGGCGAGTTCGGGCCGCGGATGGGCGCCTGGTACGGCTCGCTCGGGCGCGGCGAGGGGTCGGCCGAGGTCGACGACACCCCGTGGGTGGCCCGCGGGCACAGCCGGGAGACGACCTACCAGTCCAACCTCGTCACGGCCGACGAGGTGCGCTCCGCCGTGGCCGTGCTCACCGACCAGGTGCTCGAGGACGTCGAACGCGAGAGGCGGCCCGTCGTCCGCATCGGGCTGAAGATCCGGTATGCCCCGTTCTTCACGGTCAACCGCAGCCGCAAGCTGCCCGAGACCACGTCCGAGGCGGGGCCGGTGCACGCGGCGGTGCAGGCGCTGCTGGCCGACCACCTCCAGGAGGGGCGGGAGGTTCGGCTGCTCGGCGTGCGCGCGGAGATGACGATGCCCGACGAGGTCGACGACGTCGAGCGCACCCCCGTCCGCGGCCGCGTCTGACCCTCCGACCGCGACGAGCCCGCACGTGCCGGGTTATCGCTGTCGGCTCGCGACACCGACCGCGGAAACCCCGCACGTGCCGGGTCATCGACGTCAGCCGGCCCATCGACCACGAAAAGCCCGCACGTGCTGGGTTATCGACGTCAGCCGGCGGCCCGACCGCGAACAGCCCGCACGTGCTGGGTTATCGCTGTCAGCCGGCCCCATCGACCACGAAAAGCCCGCACGTGCTGGGTTATCGACGTCAGCCGGCGGCCCGACCGCGACAAGCCCGCACGTGCCGGGTCGGCTGACCGGGCCGGGAGCTTCCGGACCGTCACGGTGACGGCGCGGAAGATCGTCCCGGACGGGGATGCATCCGCGTCACGGGCGAACAACTGCGTCGTCACGGTGACGGCGCGGAACCTCGGGCCCGCGGTGCGCGGCGTTCAGTTGCCGTGCGAGGGCTCGGTGCCGTCGTCGCCCGGCACCCAGGCGTTGGGGCCGGCCGGTCCCTCCTGGACCTCGCCCGACTCGCCGTCCGGCTGCCCGTGGACCGACTGGTCGTCGCTGATCGGCGTCCCCGCGTCCTCGGCGGCCATCCGCTGCACCTCGGACACCTGGCCGTCGGTCTGCTCGTCGTCTCGTCCCATGCCCCGACGCTAACCGCACCCGACCCGCGGCAGGCGCCGAGGCCCCCGACGACCGCGATAGGTTGGACAGCATGTCGACGTCGCCGGAGCCGCTGCGCGCCCTCGTCGACGACGCAGCGGTCTTCCCGCCCGGCAACAGCCCTCTGCCCGAGGCGGTCTCGGCGCACGCACGGCACCGCGCCTCCGCGTACGGGGGATGCGTCGGGCCGCTCCTCGTCCCCGCCTCCTCGGCCGACGCGCTGCTCGCGGTGCTCGACGCCGGCGGGTGGACCGGCAGGGGCCCGCTCGACCTCGGCGTCGTCGCCCGCCCCGGCACCGACCCGGCCGTGCTGCGCGAGGGGCTCGCGGTCCTCGCGGCCGACCCGCGCGTCGACGTGCGCGGCGCCGAGCTCGGATGGACCGCCGGGTGGCGCCGCCTCGACCTCCCCGGCGACCTCCCGCTCGCCCTGGAGGTGCCCCGCGAGCGTGCAGCTCAGGACGAGGCCCTGGCCGACGTCCGGGCCGCCGTGGCCGAGGGCGACGCGGTCGTCGCGAAGTTCCGCACCGGCCCGACCCCCACGTGGCCCTGGCCGCCCGAGGACGAGCTGGCCGCCTTCCTCGTCGCCGCCACGACCGCCCGGGTCCCGTTCAAGCTGACCGGCGGCCTGCACCACGCCGTGCGCGGCACGTACGCGGTCGACGGCGTCGACGAGGAGAACCACGGCGTCCTCGACGTCCTCGTGGCCACCGCCGCCGCGCTCGAGGGCGCACCGGCGCCGGAGGTCGCGGCCCTGCTGGCCGTCCGGGACGCCCGCGCCCTCGCCGACCTCGTCCTCGCCTGGCCCGACGCCACGACCCGCCGCGTCCGCGCCGCGTTCACCGCCTACGGGTGCTGCACCGTCACCGACCCCCTGACCGAGCTGGCCGACCTCGGCCTGCCGACCTCCGCCTGAGCGACCCGGAAGGACCCGCCATGACCTGGTTCGACCTGCCCGCCGACCACCCCTTCGGCCTGCACAACCTCCCCTACGGCGTCTTCTCGCAGGACGGCGGCGAGCGCCGGGTCGGCGTGCGCGTCGGCGACCACGTCCTCGACCTCGCGGCCTGCGCCGAGCGCGCCGGGATGGAGTCCGCCGCCGTCTGGCGCGGTGGCTCGCTCGACGCCTTCCTCGCCGAGGGACGACCGGCCTGGACCGCGGCCCGCGAGTGGCTCGTCGACCACCTGTCGAACGACGAGTACCGCGACTGCGTCGAGCCCAACCTCGTTCCCGTGGAACAGGTCACGATGCACCTGCCGTTCTCGGTCGCCGACTACGTCGACTTCTACGCGAGCGAGCACCACGCGAGCAACGTCGGCCGGATCTTCCGCCCCGACTCCGAGCCGCTCACCCCCAACTGGAAGCACCTGCCCATCGGCTACCACGGCCGCGCCGGCACGGTCGTCGTCTCCGGCACCGACGTCGTGCGCCCGACGGGGCAGCGCAAGCCCCCGACCGCCGACGCGCCGACCTTCGGCCCGAGCGTCCGCCTCGACATCGAGGCCGAGCTGGGCTTCGTCGTCGGCGGCTCGACCGCGCTCGGCGAGCGCGTCGACCTCGCGGACGCCGACGAGCACCTCTTCGGCGTCGTCCTCCTCAACGACTGGTCGGCCCGCGACCTCCAGGCGTGGGAGTACGTGCCGCTCGGGCCCTTCCTCGGCAAGTCGTTCGCGACGAGCATCAGCCCGTGGGTCGTGACGACCGACGCGCTGAGGGCCGCCCGCGTGCCCCTGCCCGGCCAGGACCCGGAGCCGCTCCCCTACCTGCGTGGCTCGGGCGAGGGCCCCGGCACGGCATGGGGGCTGGACGTGCACGTCGAGGTCGAGTGGAACGGCACGGTCGTCTCCCGCCCCGAGTACCGCGACATGTACTGGTCGCCCGCCCAGATGCTCGCCCACCTCAGCGTCAACGGAGCCGCGGTCCGGCCCGGTGACCTCTTCGGCTCGGGCACGATCAGCGGCACCGCGAAGGACACCCGCGGCAGCTTCCTCGAGCTGTCGTGGAGCGGTCAGGAGCCCGTCCGCCTCGCCGACGGCAGCGAGCGCACCTTCCTCGAGGACGGCGACACGGTGACGCTGCGGGCGACCGCTCCCGGCGCCGACGGCGCGGTCATCGGGTTCGGCGAGTGCACCGGGACGGTGCGCGCCGCCCGCTGACCGGAGGGCCGACCGGGAGGGTCAGCGCTTGCGCAGGACGACGACGGTGTCGGCGACCTTGTCGTGCAGCGCCTGCCGGCGCGGGTCGCGCAGCAGCCAGCCCGGGTCGACGACCGAGAGGACGACCCCGGCGACGTTGAGCAGCGGGTTGAGCTGAAGCAGGTCGCTCACGACACCGATGGACTGGCGGCGCAGCGCGACCACCACGCCGATCCGGGCCCGTCCGGCCGTCGGCCGGACGATCGTGCCGAGCAGCATCTTGCCCGGGGTGGCCGAGCGCCAGACGAGGAACAGGGTCGAGTAGACGAGCCCGACAGCGATCTGGATCAGCCCGATCGGCAGCGCGACCTGGGCGAAGGCCTCGAGCGGCACGGTGAAGTCCGGGTTCTCCCCGCGCGCCGCGGCGTCGAGGCCCGCGCGCACGGCGTCGAGGT is from Arthrobacter sp. NEB 688 and encodes:
- the fahA gene encoding fumarylacetoacetase → MTWFDLPADHPFGLHNLPYGVFSQDGGERRVGVRVGDHVLDLAACAERAGMESAAVWRGGSLDAFLAEGRPAWTAAREWLVDHLSNDEYRDCVEPNLVPVEQVTMHLPFSVADYVDFYASEHHASNVGRIFRPDSEPLTPNWKHLPIGYHGRAGTVVVSGTDVVRPTGQRKPPTADAPTFGPSVRLDIEAELGFVVGGSTALGERVDLADADEHLFGVVLLNDWSARDLQAWEYVPLGPFLGKSFATSISPWVVTTDALRAARVPLPGQDPEPLPYLRGSGEGPGTAWGLDVHVEVEWNGTVVSRPEYRDMYWSPAQMLAHLSVNGAAVRPGDLFGSGTISGTAKDTRGSFLELSWSGQEPVRLADGSERTFLEDGDTVTLRATAPGADGAVIGFGECTGTVRAAR
- a CDS encoding DNA polymerase IV, encoding MARAFPFVLHVDLDQFIAAVEVLRHPELAGREVVVGGRGDPTERAVVSTASYPARERGVRSGMPLRVAARKAPDAVFLPVDGPHYLAASEEVFAAVRDLGLVVEVLGWDEGFVGGDTDDPEALARSIQAAVLERTALHCSVGIGDTRVRAKIATDFGKPQGVFRLTAANWVEVMGHRPTADLWGVGARVSARLAAHGIRRVDELAAADPAVLVGEFGPRMGAWYGSLGRGEGSAEVDDTPWVARGHSRETTYQSNLVTADEVRSAVAVLTDQVLEDVERERRPVVRIGLKIRYAPFFTVNRSRKLPETTSEAGPVHAAVQALLADHLQEGREVRLLGVRAEMTMPDEVDDVERTPVRGRV